The Amycolatopsis mongoliensis genome includes a window with the following:
- a CDS encoding GNAT family N-acetyltransferase, producing MNWKITQIDVAHPDAVAIMREYMDEVASRYYGRPITEAELTRYVAEEPGADLVPPTGAFLVGYRDDDVAGCAGTRVVTPGVTELTKVFVKPAHRGSGLAPRLVAAAEDAARTLGSALMRLDTRHDLVEARALYAKIGYDEVEPFNDGQFAEHWFAKALS from the coding sequence GTGAACTGGAAGATCACCCAGATCGACGTCGCTCACCCGGACGCCGTCGCGATCATGCGCGAGTACATGGACGAAGTCGCTTCGCGCTACTACGGGCGGCCGATCACCGAAGCCGAGTTGACGCGGTACGTCGCCGAGGAACCCGGGGCCGACCTGGTGCCGCCCACCGGGGCGTTCCTCGTCGGATACCGCGACGACGACGTCGCGGGCTGCGCCGGCACCCGAGTCGTCACGCCGGGGGTCACCGAGCTGACGAAGGTGTTCGTCAAGCCCGCCCACCGCGGCTCGGGGCTCGCGCCGCGGCTGGTGGCGGCCGCCGAAGACGCCGCCCGCACGCTCGGCTCGGCCCTCATGCGGCTCGACACCCGCCACGACCTCGTCGAGGCCCGCGCGCTCTACGCGAAGATCGGCTACGACGAGGTCGAGCCCTTCAACGACGGGCAGTTCGCCGAGCACTGGTTCGCGAAGGCCCTCAGCTGA
- a CDS encoding YbaB/EbfC family nucleoid-associated protein, protein MSAEFDQLQAEFERFEASIRTVDDRFAGVGAMRQELTGLRASASSPDGGVTVVTGPGGAVLDVEFTDAALAKGPQALSAALMATLREAVGEAARRQAVLVEEHLGDSLGLVDQVLETQAVAFGTTVEDLRSKLAEGTPEPPDPAEDFSEERVLRQADAPPPPPAPPAGGSAGDTFLRSLFDEED, encoded by the coding sequence ATGTCGGCCGAGTTCGACCAGCTGCAAGCCGAGTTCGAGCGGTTCGAGGCGAGCATCCGGACCGTCGACGACCGGTTCGCCGGTGTCGGCGCGATGCGGCAGGAGCTGACCGGGCTGCGGGCGAGCGCGTCCTCACCGGACGGCGGCGTGACCGTGGTCACCGGCCCCGGCGGCGCGGTCCTCGACGTCGAGTTCACCGACGCGGCGCTCGCGAAGGGCCCGCAGGCGCTGTCCGCCGCGCTCATGGCAACCCTGCGCGAAGCCGTCGGCGAGGCGGCCCGCCGGCAGGCGGTGCTCGTCGAGGAGCACCTGGGCGACAGCCTCGGCCTGGTCGACCAGGTCCTCGAAACCCAGGCCGTCGCGTTCGGAACCACCGTCGAGGACCTGCGGTCGAAGCTGGCGGAAGGAACGCCGGAGCCGCCGGACCCCGCCGAGGACTTCTCCGAGGAGCGGGTCCTGCGCCAGGCCGACGCGCCGCCCCCGCCACCGGCACCGCCCGCAGGCGGGTCCGCCGGCGACACCTTCCTGCGTTCCCTGTTCGACGAGGAGGACTGA